From the genome of Methylocystis echinoides:
CCAGTATCGCCGCCAAAAGCTGCGCAACTGCCAATGAAGCAGGCCCAAACTCCAGTGGGACAAGAATTACTGAGGGCACGAACGCGATTATCGAACCACAAACAGACAAAGTAGTTGAAAGAGGATAATACCCCGACGCACTCAACGTCGCCTGAGGTATCGCAGCTTGCAACCGGATCGCAGCTTGAATTGAACTAAAAATGATCACGAACTTGGCTGACGCTTCCGAAATATTTGTAATGTGTAGGTGACGAGAGAGATCAAGAGACACAACCGCGCAAACTAGGATTAAGGCGACCCCGCTTAACACAATCAATACACTTTGAGTCGTGTGCAGACTCTTGGTAGCCGAATTAGTATCCCCTCGCGCGACCGCCATAACGACCTCGTTACGAACCGCGTCTGACACTCCGATTTGCGAAAGACTCACGTATTCAGCGATAGCTGTAAGCATCAGCCACTCACCCCACAGCTCCCTTCCCCAATACGAAAGGAAAAGTGGAGCTTCAACTAGCCGAGCGACAATCAACCATACTCGACTACCAAAATGAGCAACAAAACCGCCGAGCATTCTTTGCTTAATACGGTCACGCGATATCATGGTGTTGCTCTAATCATTGGAGGAGCAAGCCGCCGCTGTCAGCTGTGTAGGCGTTGCCATCGTCCCAGCGGATGCATTCTTAGATTAGGGTTGACTGCTGCCAAGCGTCAATAATGAACGACACCCGGCGCTTTTGCTAGGGATCCAAGACACTCTGATGAAGCAACAGCAAGCAGTTCCAACAAGAGGCGCTGGCGACGCGGTCTTGCGAGCGACCTGGGGCGTGCTGCATGCGCTCAGGCGTCACCTTGTTGTCACCCCTGGTATTATTCGCTCGAGTAGATTTGGATTTTGCAGCAGGGGACTAAGGGGTCTAGTGACCGTTCTTTCGCGCCGCAACAAACATTTCGCTACCTTCTAGATTATTGGTCCGCAATACGCCCGGCCGGGAGCTTTTGAACAAAAAATCCCGTTGCTCGGACGTAATTGTGCTAGGCGTAGAGCCGTAGATTCTGGAATACTTGCCAAGAACGTTATCATAATAGATGTCATCAATCATATTGGGGTGAACCTCTCCCCAAAGCCGACTCCACGTTGGATGTGTGGCCCGACACGGCTCGCTACCGTTTGGGTGAAAGGCTACGAACAAGCCGCCCGGCTTTAAAATTCTAAAAGCGGCATCTATGACGTTCGAAGGAGACGGCACATGCTCGAGTACATGAGATGAAAAGAAAACGTCGAATGAAGACAGGTTTTCCGGACGGCGGGACCACCCCTCGAAATCAGAATTTACTCTCACCCCAAGCTTTTCTGCTGCAAATTTTCTACGTGTCAGTGATATTTCGGTTGCAGTTACGTCGTATCCCGCTAGGGAGAGCTGGTAGCTACCATAGCCCCAAGAACACCCGAAATCGAAAAGCTTCTGACCGGGCGAACATCCAAGCATAGCGAGAACTGATAAATATATTTCATAGTCCCTATCAGATTCCTTGAAGTTGGACGCTTTGTAAGTTGATAACTCTTGGTCGGTCGGCAT
Proteins encoded in this window:
- a CDS encoding class I SAM-dependent methyltransferase — encoded protein: MTLNDFAQNNSTPTKQKGLRMTKLTYFARSALKLSKSEQYHCPNCGCKGSKLVERKYFITALRRCDECKLMFRTPTDSPQESAAFYNDLYEQGFTTGMPTDQELSTYKASNFKESDRDYEIYLSVLAMLGCSPGQKLFDFGCSWGYGSYQLSLAGYDVTATEISLTRRKFAAEKLGVRVNSDFEGWSRRPENLSSFDVFFSSHVLEHVPSPSNVIDAAFRILKPGGLFVAFHPNGSEPCRATHPTWSRLWGEVHPNMIDDIYYDNVLGKYSRIYGSTPSTITSEQRDFLFKSSRPGVLRTNNLEGSEMFVAARKNGH